The Carcharodon carcharias isolate sCarCar2 chromosome 2, sCarCar2.pri, whole genome shotgun sequence genomic sequence TGATTCATCTCTCTCCAAACACTGCTTAACTGCAGTGCTGCTGTAAACAATTAAACTTGGCTCCTCACAGAgattttcaatttaaaaaatcCTCCTGTAAAAGCTTGTATTTGACAGAAAGTCAACAACACCGAGCTACATACAATCTCAGCAATGCATAAAATTCTATTGATTATGCATTGTGGAGAGACTTGGAGAAGATTGAATAGCGGCTTAACAACCTACCCCCACACTGGGGCTATGACCCCTGCCCTCACACTAACGTGGACATGGGTAAGAGAGAGGCCAGGCTGGAATAGAATGAAATGCTTCCCATTCTCCCAACCACATTTGATAAAATTCCCTGCTTTGTAAGTGTAACAGGGGGCACAGCTAACCTCAGAATAATACATCACAAAATGCTGTTGGCAAAAAAAGTCAGGTTCATTACAGGTTTCACATCGTGAACATAAGCAGCTCACCCACACAAAAACCTGTCGGCCTTGGGCTCAACTGGTATCAGCTTCACCCTGAATCAGGAAGTCCAGGCTGCGTTTCAGGACTCGGCACAATGCCGAGGCTGGTGCACCAGGGCAGAGATAGTGACAGAGTCGATATCTTTCAGAAAGCCCACTGACCTTGGGGGATAGGCAAGATCCTACTTCACGCTTCAAAACAGAGGATGGAGTTCACCCAGTGCTATTGccaaacattcctccctcaacctaAACTACCAAACATGGGGTGAACAGGTCAGCCAGTCATCTTCTATTCATAGGATATTTGCTGTGTACATCTAGGTTGCTGCATTTTCCTACATAACAGCAGTAATTGCATTTCAAAATCACCCATTGGGCTTAGGATCATGATACGATTGTGTTGTGTGAGTGCACATCTTCCTTTGGATAGATTTCCCCACTGATTCTGAGGGCAAGTATGTGCTAATGCCGAACACACCAGCAAGGTCTTTGCTTTAATCcctgctctttcagagagctggcgcAGGCACAATGGGTTTATTCCAGCTGGATTTGTTCCATCATTGCTCTCAGTTTCCCTGGGGTTAAGTCAAGGTTCCTACCCTGAGTCATCATGCCTTTTGTGGAATGCTTGTGCTTGGCTGGATATCACTTGAAGACAAGTTGATCTGTGATGCCCTCCGGCCTCCCTACAGCCCAAGTACTCAAtgagttgggtgaggtggggttagTGAGTATCCAGGGACCTCAACTCCTGTAAAGATCAGCGGTTAAAGGcgagaatggggggggggggggtggtggaaaaggGAGATTGGAAGGTTAAAAACAACGTTTTTACATAATGAAAGAGTTAGTTTGTTCTGAGCCAGTAATGACCTCACTAGTTATTCCACAACACTCAGTCAATGCTCAAACTCGCCAATATTCCACAGGCAACAAAACAATGTTTAGTCTATCTAATCATTGGTTACCCTGGGATACCTCTTATCTTGCAGCCTTTGAAAAATTGTATTCAGATTTATATCTTTCCAGATTTCAGCTCTGGCAGTAAGACATTGATCATTGCAACAGGCACTTAGATTATCCTCACTCTCAGGTtgagtgagtgtcactggcaagactggcatttattgtccagcccTTGGTGCCCCAAGAAGGTGCTGAGCTGCCACTTTCTTGCAGTTTATCCAGCCGTTTGACAGAACTGACTGTCTTGCTTGACCACTTCAGACAGTAGTTACAACTCAACCAAGTCGATGTGAGCCTTGAGTCACATATCGGGCAGacttgggtaaggatggcagggtTCCTCCTGTAAACATTACTGAACAGGATTTAATCACAGAATGACAGCTTCACAGCCACTTTTACTGGTAGCAACttttattttcatatttttaaagtttaactCAATTGCTCAATATGTcctttgtgggatttgaactcacattcttTCTGACTGTTTAGTCCAATAAAATAACAACTATGAAATGAATTGGAAGTCTAAAACTAAACATAGGACCTGGGGAAAAATGTTGCTGTTGAAGTGGTGCTGTTGACCTTGGAAGTTAACATCGTTCATCAGTCCCAGTGAAAGTTCACTCTGTTCCAGCAACAATCTATTCTGTGGCACTAATAGCAAGCATTTAAAACCGAGCCaaaactctccctcctctctgagAAAATTTTCATCTTCTGTTTTCTCCAATAAACATCTCTCCAAATCAGACAGCAGAAGCTGGGTTCTTTCATCGATTGTTGAGTGGCCTGGAACTGATTGATGAGAGGGCAGCCCAAGGCTCTGATTAccatgatgaatcagtgctcctccatgtggaacaccacttggaggatgcactgaggtggcaaaggcacagaatgtattctggatggaggacttcaatgtccatcaccaagattgtctcgatagcaccactactgaccgagctggccgagtcctaaaggacatagctgctggactgggtctgcagcaggtggtgagggaaccaacaagagggaaaaacatacttgaccttaccccaccaacctgcctgctgcagatgcatctgaccatgacagtatcggtaagattgaccaccgcacagtcattgtgagaTGAAATCCTGCCTttacattgagggtaccctccatcgtgttgtgtggcactaccatcatactaaatgggatagatttcaaacagatctaggaactcaagactgggtaaccatgaggcgctgtgggccatcagcagcagcagaattgtactcgaacacaatctgtaacctcatggcccggcatatcccccactctaccattaccatcaagccaggggatcaaccctagttcaatgaagagtgcaggagggcatgtcaggagcagcaccaggtatatctaaaaatgaggtgtcaacctggtgaagctataacacaggactacttgcatgccaaacagcataagcagcaagtgatagacagagctaagtgatcccacaaccaacagatcagatctaagctctgcagtcctgccacatcaagtcgtgaatggtggtggacaattaaacaactcactagaggaggaggctccacaaatatccccatcctcaatgatggaggagcccagcacatcagtgctaaagataaggctgaagcattcacaacaatcttcagccagaagtgccaagtggatgacccaactcggcctcctctggaggtccccagcatcacagataaaaattttcagccaattcaattcactccatctgatatcaagaaacagttgaatgcACTAGATAcggcaaaggctttgggccctgacaatattccagcaatagtcctgaagacttgtgctccagaacttgccgcgcccctagccaagatgttccagtacagctgcaacactggcatctacccggctatgtggaaaatttcccaggtatgtcctgtacacaaaaagcaggacaaatccaacccggccaattaccaccccatcagtctactctcgatcatctgtaaagtaatggaaggggtcatcaacagggctatcaagcggcacttgcttagcaataacctgctcactgacacccagtctgggttccaccagggccactcagttcctgacctcattacagccttggttcaaacatggacaaaagagctgaactcctgaggtgaggtgagagtgactgcccttcacatcaaggcagcatttgaccgagtgtggcatcaaggagccctagcaaaactggagtcaatgggaatatggagaaaactctccacctgTTGGAGCCatatgtagcacaaaggaagatggttgtggttgttggaggccagtcatctcagctccaggacatcaccgcaagagttcctcagcgtagtgtcctcggcccaaccatcttcagctgcttcatcaatgaccttccttccatcataaggtcagaagtggggatgttcgctgacgattgcacaatgttcaacaccattcacaactcctcaggtactgaagcagtccatgtccaaatgcagcaagacctggacaatatccaagtgtcaagtaacattcacgccacacaagtgccaggcaatgaccatcaccaacaagagagaatctaaccttcatcccttgacattcaatggaattcccatcactgaatcccccactatcaacatcctgggaattaccattgaccagaatctgaactgggctAGCGATATAAATACTGTACTATACAAAAACAGTGGTTACAAGAGCTGAGAGTCCTGTAATGAGtagctcacctcttgactccccaaagcctgtcataagaacataataacataagaactaggagcaggagtaggtaattcagcccctcgagcctgccccgccattaaatatgatcatggctgatctcatttctgcctcaactccaatttcccaccctctccccacaacctttcaacccattgctaattaaaaatctatctcctccttaaatttattcagcatcccggcatccactgcactctgaggtagtgaattgtatagattcacgatcctttgagaaaagCAATTTCTCCTCTTCCCTGATTTAAATCTTCCACCCCTCAGCCTAAAACTatgacctctcattctagaatgccccacaaggggaaacatccactccacatctactttgtctatcccctttagcatcttatatgcctcaattagatctcctctcatccttctaaactctagtgagtataggcctaaactgctcattctctcctcataagacaagtcccgtatctctggaatcaatctagtgaacctcctctgaaccgcctccaatgcaactacatccttcctcaagtaaggggaccaaaactgtgctcagtactccaggttcggtctcaccaatgccttgcacgGTTGCAACAACATTccctatctacaaggcacaagtcaggagtgtgatggaatactctccacttgcctggatgagtgtagctcccacaacacttgagaagcttgacatcacccaggacaaagcagcctgctttaatcacagcacatctacaaacattcactccctccaccaccgacgcacagaagcagcagtgtgtaccatctacaagatgcactgtaggaactcaccaaggctccttagacagcaccttccaaacccatggccactaccatctagataatagctccctggtgcatttcCTATGACAatgtctcaaccaatcagagttgacttgccaaccaatcagcacccttttcccaaacagtataaattggtgttccctttgaaatttggtattcttgcatctgcccTGATGTGTTCAAGAAGAAAatctttgacaacatgtctcttttcctcagcaatactcaatttcaAGCGATTATTAATATCTATTAATCAATATTAAACTAATATCCAATATCCATTAATTATCCAGTAACCATTATCCACAATCCAACTGCAAACAACtcactaaggtaaaagcaaaatactgtggatgctggaaatctgaaataataacagaaaatgctggaaaatctctggcagtgtctgtggagagagaaacgtttcgagtccgtatgattcttcatcagagctACCATTATCGCTCCCTTtgacttgtgtccatgacatctttgtcaatccctcctgaGCCCCCACCTATCTCTGATCTTCTATCCAgccccacctgctccacccactcaaacagtgtaaaatccatcacatttctacctctctttagctttgaagaagagtcatacggactcgaaacattaactctgtttctctctccacagacacttcctgacctgctgagtttttccagcacttgctgtatTCATTATAGCAAACAACTCACACCTGACATTCAAATTCTAATATGTAAAATTCATTATCCAATATCCAATCACTCAGAGCAAATAATCCATGTCCAATCTCCATGAACTGTCTTGATAACTCCCAAGCCTAAACCTGAGGGATCCAATGGAGAATTCCAGCTCCTGAGAAGTCTGACCAATAATTGGAGAAAGGGCACATGTTTGGATCTCTTCTGCTTTGACTGCTGGCCTCATCCTGCTTCCTTCCCCTTACCCCTGCCCCTGCTTCTTCACATCTTCCCAAACACTGCTCCCACCCCGACTCCAGACCCCCTGGACCCAGCACTCCCTTCTTTCCGATATCTCTCCCTTCTTCAACTCTGCCCTGCTCCAGAACCTCCCATCCCCACCAAATTCTCCACCATGTCCTGAATCCTCTGCTCAAGCCCCTACTCCTGACCCCTGCACTGAGCACCTACTCCTTCCACCCTATCCCCCTGCCGAATCTTCCCTCCAGCCTCTCCCCCACCCAGAATgagaaaacagtaaaaactggggaataaggtACTGGTCCAAACAGCCTTATCCTTCTGGGCAATGACTCGTCCTCTTTCAGGCCTCCTGTTAAAATTGCAATCGGGATCCGATGATGTAATTTGTGTGTAAGGTATGATGGTATTGGCTTGGGTGAGGCTTATCCAGCTGTTGAGGGGAGCAGGTTAAAATCCTGGGTGACAGGAAGGTTGGGATTTTCTGGCTCCGAtatggcaggaccagaagatgtGGCCAAAGTAATGTGGGCTATCTAATTACAAACCAGCTCCGTTACCCCTGGACAGGCAGTGTTAGAGTTACCCCGACTCTGAGAAATGCAGTAATTGTTCTCCTTGAGAACTCTGCTCTTTAGTGTCTGTTAAACAGTGGAAGCCAAGGAGTCTGACTCAGCCTGGAGTCTGGCCCATCCTGTCTGATTAACAATTCAGTGTTTCCAGAACTTTGTAAACCTAGTGAGGAACGTTCTGGGCTCTCTCAAAGCTGGACAGTGAGACCAATGAAGAGGATGTGAGGAGAAGACACTCTGTGGAAAACTCAGTGGGCCTGAACATCCTCGGACTGGCAGCCTGCATCTGAAATCCTGTCTCCCCGGACCTTCTGAGTCAGGCCGGCTGAGATTTGGATCGTCCGGCACATCCCCGGGGCCCAACCTTGAGTACAGCTTCATCAAAGGGCAGGAAGCCACGTGCCCTTGTTTTGTGGCACCAGCTGCCAGAAAGTGGGTAAGTttaaaggccattgacaggccagggagatgATAAGTGTATAAGGAAAGTTGGGGGAGGGTAAGCAGGgtttgggggaaggaggggaCTGAGGTGCAACCAGGTATCCGTGAGAGAATGGTACATCACGGAGAGTTTAACTGGTTTCAGTGAGGGTCCAGAAATCATTACTGAGAGTCAGTTCTCAGTTAATGGAAGGGTCAGAGGTTAACCTTAACTGGTTAGCTGTTAACATTAACAATTTACAATTACATGTACGTGCCTTTGATGTAGGAGAACATTACAATGCCCCTGTGAAGTATTTTATGAGACAAACTTTGACACTGAGCTTGTTGTTGGCAACCTTCTGTCTCCAGAAGATGATGAACACGCAGCAAAGGATCCATTTCAGGTGGGGTGTCTTCCTATGGTGAGTCTTTGCTGATGTCGGAAGAGGCTAATTCCTTGAAAGGCAGATTCTGCCACAGGTGATGTTGTGAGTTGTTTTGGGCACTGGCGTCTGTGGCCAAGACACCGTGACCATCGGCCATCGTGCTGCAGCCCAGCCCCACCAAAGGTGGCGCCACTGTCCCCTGGAGCCAGCTGCTGACTCCCAGGGGTGATAACCGATGTCCAAGGCCTTCACCTCACGCctggagatattaggtcaggttaGCTCAGTCAAAGGGGCAAGTTTTAAAGAGCacataaaggaggagagaggtggacagggaggtttagggaagcaattccagagcttggggcccaggcagctgaagtcatGGTGGCCAACGTTGAAGTGATTAAGATCCAGGGGTGCTCAGGAGGCCAGAGCTGGTGACTGTAGGGTTCTCAGAGGGTCGGAGGGTTGCAGGGCTTGTGGacgttagagatagggaggggtgaggccatggagggatttgaacatgaggatgagaattttaatagaGGAGCTTGAAGATCAGGAAGAAATGTAGATCTGCGAGcactcactgacctcccaatggtcactcaattgtatcaaattgCTACCAGCAGTTTGAGAGCTCTGCCCACATCCTGAGGATAACTTATTTAAAAGTATGTTcctgctgccattgtccctttAAGATCCATGACCAAAGCCTGTGTTTAGTTCTACTCCCTGACTAAGGCCAGGGTTTCATCTGCTATTCATTAACATATTACAGATGTGCAGGCGATTGCATCATCAAGCAGCCAATGAAAAATAAATAACAAAATAAAGCACAGGAGCGCAGAACATCTCAACACCAAACACTGCTTCTCAGTCTCAATCAGACAGAATAAAAGGATCTGGAAACAGCCAATGCTTCAGTCCTCCAGGATACTAGGGAATGAGTCAGAAAAACTGCAAAatctgagagaacagagtcaatCCATTTAACAGCTGCACAACTTTAAGGTAACATTTTTGTTCATTAGCTGCTGTGTgtctgcgtttctgtgtgtgtatctgactgtgtgagattttgtgtttATCAGGGGTTTAGTTGTTTAAGGAGTCTCCATTGGCTGGGAGAATTGAAACTTCTTTCCAAATATTGGTCTGATTTACTGACTGGGGCAACCCATTCCATTTGGATTCTGTCGTGCTTGCTTCTTGCCTCTGTAtcctgtgtatctcagtgtccgctcctgtacCTGCACAGCACACAGCAGGTAAATGAAGTTTACAGTGGGTGGAAGGTGAGAGACAGGTCAGGAACAGTCAGGGTccggaacaaaaacaaaaatagctggaaaaactcagcaggtctgacagcatctgcggagagggatacagttaacgttttgagtctgtatgactcttcagcagaaccaaGGAACTGTAGGTCTGGGTCTGACAAAGACATGGATGTAGATTGGCTGAGGTATGGGTGCCAATGGGTGACATTACAGAAACTCTAACTGATCTCCTCTTCAGGTCAGCATGAGGTTCCTGTGGACATTGCATTGTATCCTGGGAGCctaccttctccatggcaacagagCAGAGAGCAGGGAAGATAATATATCACAGGCTGATCTTCGGGCTTCACTCTTCCCCTTGTTTCCAAACTTCACTCTCATGGATGACAGTGCGGCTGCATTCGGAGTGATGGATGATGAGGAACTCTCGAACGTGTGCGCAATCACAGTGTTGATCAATGCACTGACCGTTCCTAGTGAGCATGAAGCAATCAACCCTGTTACCGAAGATGACCTGAAGCCGGTGAAGGGTCTCTTAAATGGCAGCAGTTCAGTTTTGGAAGGCTTGGCATCAGTAGTCAATGCAGAGGTTGGAAAAGTGAGCTACCAGTCATTGATCACAGAGACCGTCTTAGACATCAAGCAACAGAATGAGCAATCCAACAACATCATGACAGAaatctcccaaactcttgacGCAGATCCAACTTCGGATAAGCATGTGACAAAGTAAGTACTGAACCCATTAAAGGTCATTACACACATGGCCAGCAACAAATCTTGAAAAAACTTTGGCCATTGACACCGAATTGGTACAAAAGACAGAGTTggaagggaagaggaacaaaggcCCTTCTTTGTAGGGCACttagcatcacatcaaacactcccagggcaggtacagcatggggtaatGTACAGAATAAaattccctctaaactgtccccatcaaatattcccaggacagatacagcacagggttagatacagagtaaagctccccctacactgtccccatcaaacactcccagggcaggtacagcacggggttagatacagagtaaatctccctctacactgtccccatcaaacactcccaggacaggtacagcacggggttagatacagagtaaatctccctctacactgtccccatcaaacactcccaggacaggtacagcacgggttagatacagagtaaacctccctctacaccatccccatcaaacactcccaggacaggtacagcacggggttagatacagagtaaagctccctctacaccgtccccatcaaacactcccaggacaggtacagcacggggttagatacagagtaaagctccctctacactgtccccatcaaacactcccaggacaggtacagcacggggttagatacagagtaaatctccctctacactgtccccatcaaacactcccaggacaggtacagcacggggttagatacagagtaaagctcactctacaccgtccccatcaaacactcccagggcaggtacagcacggggttagatacagagtaaatctccctctacactgtccccatcaaacactcccagggcaggtacagcacggggttagatacagagtaaatctccctctacactgtccccatcaaacactcccaggacaggtacagcacggggttagatacagagtaaagctccctctacaccgtccccatcaaatactccaagtacaggtacagcacggggttagatacagagtaaatctctctctacaccgtccccatcaaacactcccaggacaggtacagcacggggttagatacagagtaaagccccctctacaccgtccccatcaaatactcccaggacaggtacagtacggggttagatacagagtaaaactccctctacaccatccccatcaaacactcccaggacaggtacagcacggggttagatacagagtaaagctccctctacaccatccccatcaaacactcccaggacaggtacagcacggggttagatacagagtaaatctctctctacaccgtccccatcaaacactcccaggacaggtacagcacggggttagatacagagtaaagccccctctacaccgtccccatcaaatactcccaggacaggtacagcacggggttagatacagagtaaagctccctctacattatccccatcaaacactcccaggacaggtacagcacggggttagatacagagtaaaactccctctacactgtccccatcaaacactcccaggaaaggtacagcacagggttagatacagagtaaagctcgctctacactgtgccaaacaaacacacccaggacaggtacagcacggggctagatacagagtaaagctccctcgacactgtcccaatcaaacattcccaggacaggtacagcacggggttagatacagagtaaagctccctctacgccgtccccatcaaacactcccaggacaggtacagcacggggttagatacagagtaaagctccctctacactgtccccatcaaacactcacaggaccggtacagcatggggttagatacagagtaaagctgcctcttcaCTGaccacatcaaacattcccagggcaagtacagcacggggttagatacagagtaaatctccccctactctgtccccatcaaacactcccaggaaaggtacagcacagggttagatacagagtaaagctccctctacactgtcccatcaaacactcccaggacaggtacagcacggggttagatacagagtaaagctccctctacactgtccccatcaaacactcccaggacaggtacagcacagggttagatacagagtaaaggtcccccTGCACCTTATTGGGTGTGGATAATGGTAACTTGTTTTTGTCGGTGGCTGATTGCAGTAACAGACATGGAAATTCTTGACAGATTGTTTTCGGATTGACCTTATATCATTGTTGCCCTCTTCTTTGTTAGGTTCAAGGAGAAGGTTTGCAGGATGGAGTCAATGCTTCAGGCCATTGACCACCTTGCCCGTCAAGTGAAGCAAATGTCAGATACTCTGTCCACAGAACTGAAGCAGCATTTGGGAAAGTCACACAAGATGGAATCTACCCTGTACCAGAAACAAAACTGAGAGGAGGCTGGGGTCCTGTTGGTGAAAGGCCACCTTTCTCAATTAATCAGCGAGGGTTTGAGAACTGAGGAATCAATAGCTCTTGCATCCAGAGAATACTGAATCGAGTTCCAACATTTCCAGGAAGTATCATATAATGAGCCAAATTCACCAGCCTCTATTTTCTCTGTAGAATACTCTACACTGTGTCAACTCTTGCTCCTGTTTCTCTGCCAGTCTAGGTTGTGTTGTTCAGATCTATTCACATCTAAGTTTAGCTGTGGCCTGATGGTTAGCAGCATATTGATCTGCTGCCTGTACCCACATTAGGATTCTCAAAAGTTGTCATATCTTGTGGTATGGTTTCATACGACATTAAAAATTTGAGAAACTGCCCACTATTCAACTCTGTAAATATTTGCTTTActgcatgatagggtcccccttgtcctcacttatcaccccactagcctccgcattcaaagtatcatcctccgccatttccgccaactccagcatgatgccactaccaaacacatctttccgtagggatca encodes the following:
- the LOC121272109 gene encoding uncharacterized protein LOC121272109, yielding MRFLWTLHCILGAYLLHGNRAESREDNISQADLRASLFPLFPNFTLMDDSAAAFGVMDDEELSNVCAITVLINALTVPSEHEAINPVTEDDLKPVKGLLNGSSSVLEGLASVVNAEVGKVSYQSLITETVLDIKQQNEQSNNIMTEISQTLDADPTSDKHVTKFKEKVCRMESMLQAIDHLARQVKQMSDTLSTELKQHLGKSHKMESTLYQKQN